A portion of the Phaeodactylum tricornutum CCAP 1055/1 chromosome 7, whole genome shotgun sequence genome contains these proteins:
- a CDS encoding predicted protein has product MAGDPRQPPQPSPESAHIGDKKPETARSILWSADDHPDEELEDVDLPLPVVDHPLTVPLSTNASHPVPAADHELISRILVPSPFPHHHAGPTSARFRNALNRVQTQPTADVEAWQALLTETQTCYKQIVANNTLTNSVTHPYTTDAETDVVARVKQQQLDWVESCYGAVLRYFPYASSHVHTVAEILWTLSSHGVAEEQQLLVFDGTNHSHHSTINASSVSPQRTQLYEAKLERLLSRYLGVTFDHSSSGSNYPNGRDADTPPSPPENTALPGMCDWMVELWLLYARKKRRDALRHSNLAQQQQLPDARVSYVRDQTLQAYEQAQPFVGHGENNVIFWKAYLDFVRSWTAMANEDAKNHHAVAQQQMVRLRTIYQALIKYPMTGLDQLWQEYEAFERGQNETLAQALTQELLPTYQHARTVYLERHRVYDTNDLQLGRLATPPADNAVTQEEDYETKRAEEQALLRAWKVRVAYERTNPERLNSSEFARRVRQVYQAMVSVLTRYPEAWHMWSTWELSVATGTTTTSDVTADGRHHESTITLARAVLQLGQSHIPDCTLLAHTEAILVELHAVDPKSCLNVMERFVDRSPNTLGFVLYQQLTRRYQGMEAARKVFARARRVLVNPAEAAAAAAKQDVRTEDGVDAENHPHDEGSGGKRWVVTNRLDPNIGPTNGQQVQGATETTTGQEGVVDGSEKHPPGVITWHLYASHANIEHRVNKAPEVAARIYELGLRKHAAFLTVPSYVMRYAQLLLELNDTMNLRALLTRAVAACEAQEKENSLALLWNMTLHFESVMGGSDPTSAVTMQKIERQRRAALMGANVEEVATGGFVGINEPALIGAQKSTIADQLVRTESYDTSSSIVNGMNRAVDVLEIMGLWGSGESSVDQARRRIKQSKNRESEVDISGGKSDTSFQKRLEYQNAVSAGFSPEAGTTDGTAIGNKIMSARERYQQGAIAVASGGAVGSSAIIMAIQQMPDWLRPLLMTLPATRLRVPVVPKPPPHMVEIALAALKANSLPAERPEGEVSTSGSKRKLAAIDSSDEESDVQGGGYGSQFRNRQRARMNAS; this is encoded by the coding sequence ATGGCGGGGGATCCACGCCAGCCACCGCAGCCGTCACCGGAATCGGCGCATATCGGAGACAAAAAACCCGAGACGGCACGATCCATTCTATGGAGTGCTGACGATCATCCCGACGAGGAACTGGAAGATGTGGATTTGCCCTTGCCAGTCGTCGATCATCCGTTGACCGTGCCGTTGTCGACGAACGCGTCGCACCCCGTACCGGCGGCGGATCACGAACTGATATCCCGGATTCTGGTACCGTCTCCGTTTCCTCATCACCACGCGGGCCCCACCAGCGCTCGTTTCAGGAATGCCTTGAATCGGGTACAGACTCAACCCACTGCGGACGTCGAAGCCTGGCAAGCCCTCTTGACGGAAACGCAAACGTGCTACAAACAGATTGTGGCCAACAACACATTGACAAACTCCGTTACGCACCCGTACACAACCGACGCCGAGACGGATGTTGTTGCTCGCgtcaaacaacaacaattggaTTGGGTGGAATCCTGCTACGGTGCCGTCTTACGCTACTTCCCCTACGCCAGTAGCCACGTACACACCGTGGCAGAAATTCTGTGGACACTGTCGTCGCACGGcgtcgcggaagaacagcagTTACTTGTATTCGACGGCACCAACCATAGTCACCACAGTACCATCAACGCCTCGTCTGTGTCTCCCCAACGAACTCAACTGTACGAAGCCAAACTGGAACGACTCTTGTCTCGCTATCTCGGTGTCACGTTCGACCATTCCTCGTCCGGTAGCAATTATCCCAACGGTCGGGACGCCGATACGCCACCGTCCCCACCCGAAAACACGGCACTACCCGGAATGTGCGATTGGATGGTAGAATTGTGGTTGTTGTACGCTCGGAAAAAACGGCGTGACGCTCTACGGCACAGTAACCTcgcacaacaacaacaactaccCGACGCGCGTGTATCTTACGTTCGGGACCAAACGTTACAAGCCTACGAGCAGGCACAACCCTTTGTCGGACACGGTGAAAATAACGtcatcttttggaaagcatATTTGGACTTTGTCCGTTCCTGGACGGCCATGGCCAATGAGGACGCGAAAAACCATCACGCGGTGGCGCAACAGCAAATGGTGCGACTCCGGACCATTTATCAGGCCTTGATCAAGTATCCCATGACGGGATTGGATCAGCTGTGGCAAGAGTACGAAGCCTTTGAGCGGGGTCAGAACGAAACACTCGCGCAGGCGTTGACGCAGGAACTGTTGCCCACGTACCAACACGCCCGGACCGTGTATCTCGAACGACACCGTGTGTACGATACCAACGATCTACAACTAGGTCGACTCGCCACGCCACCGGCGGACAATGCCGTCACTCAAGAAGAAGATTACGAAACGAAACGAGCCGAAGAGCAAGCATTACTGCGTGCGTGGAAAGTGCGGGTTGCCTACGAACGGACCAATCCGGAACGTTTGAATTCGAGTGAGTTTGCACGACGCGTCCGACAGGTCTACCAGGCGATGGTTTCGGTGCTGACGCGGTACCCAGAAGCTTGGCACATGTGGAGTACCTGGGAATTGTCCGTGGCCACCGGTACTACCACGACGTCTGATGTCACTGCTGATGGACGACACCACGAATCAACCATCACGTTGGCCCGTGCCGTCTTACAACTCGGACAAAGTCATATTCCAGACTGCACATTACTCGCGCATACCGAAGCCATCCTAGTCGAACTTCATGCAGTGGATCCCAAATCATGCTTAAATGTCATGGAACGGTTTGTGGATCGTAGCCCCAATACTCTCGGCTTTGTTCTATATCAGCAACTGACGCGACGATATCAAGGTATGGAAGCTGCGAGAAAGGTGTTTGCACGTGCACGACGCGTATTGGTAAATCCGGCCGAAGCCGCGGCCGCTGCAGCGAAACAAGATGTCCGGACTGAGGACGGGGTTGATGCAGAGAATCATCCACACGACGAGGGAAGCGGCGGCAAACGCTGGGTAGTGACAAATAGATTAGATCCTAACATTGGACCGACAAATGGGCAACAGGTGCAAGGTGCTACCGAAACGACGACAGGACAAGAAGGGGTTGTAGACGGAAGCGAAAAACATCCACCGGGTGTTATTACTTGGCACCTATACGCCTCGCACGCAAACATTGAGCACAGGGTCAACAAGGCACCGGAAGTTGCAGCGCGAATTTATGAGTTGGGTTTGCGGAAGCACGCGGCCTTTTTGACCGTACCGTCCTACGTAATGCGATACGCCCAACTACTCCTGGAATTAAACGATACAATGAATCTACGGGCCTTGTTAACTCGCGCTGTCGCTGCTTGTGAGGCccaagaaaaggaaaactCCCTGGCGTTGCTCTGGAACATGACTTTGCATTTTGAGTCGGTCATGGGAGGGTCCGATCCAACTAGTGCCGTAACGATGCAGAAAATAGAACGACAACGTCGTGCAGCCCTGATGGGTGCTAACGTGGAAGAGGTAGCCACTGGAGGGTTTGTTGGAATTAATGAACCAGCCTTGATTGGTGCTCAAAAATCCACTATTGCAGACCAGTTGGTGCGAACGGAAAGCTATGATACGAGTTCCTCTATTGTAAATGGAATGAACCGTGCGGTGGATGTTTTGGAAATAATGGGGTTGTGGGGAAGCGGGGAGTCATCAGTGGATCAAGCTCGTCGTCGGATcaagcaaagcaaaaacCGGGAAAGCGAAGTTGATATTTCCGGTGGGAAGAGCGACACAAGTTTTCAAAAGCGACTCGAGTACCAAAACGCAGTATCGGCAGGGTTCTCACCAGAGGCAGGAACGACTGATGGCACCGCCATAGGCAACAAGATTATGTCAGCTCGTGAGCGCTATCAACAGGGAGCTATAGCGGTCGCCTCCGGTGGTGCGGTTGGCTCGAGTGCAATTATTATGGCAATTCAGCAAATGCCAGATTGGCTGCGACCACTTCTCATGACATTGCCAGCGACACGACTACGTGTTCCAGTTGTGCCAAAACCTCCGCCGCATATGGTTGAAATCGCTTTGGCCGCACTGAAGGCGAATTCGCTTCCTGCCGAGCGGCCTGAGGGAGAAGTATCTACGAGTGGCAGCAAGCGTAAATTGGCTGCGATTGACTCCTCGGACGAAGAGAGTGATGTGCAAGGCGGAGGGTATGGCAGCCAGTTTCGAAACAGACAGCGTGCTAGAATGAACGCGTCATAA